From one Ferrimicrobium sp. genomic stretch:
- a CDS encoding ion channel has protein sequence MPTLVTILLTRVKRSQVITLLVASVACIVVGAIAFAATQHVSVGIGLYWAITTATTVGYGDVTPHNTVGRVIAILVMVTSIPLFGAAFAFLAATLTAARLAKLLHMREGPPRGSFVAIYGMHDAVRKIADEVARTGERVVVIAESNLESLPATVETIKGDPTLESVLRRSEPERASRLLIAVEDEKDALLVAVMLRHLAPTVPLIAVANSARIATALTDLGVETTVSVEDLLGHTLAKSIETPHAGDLLLEMVRSPEMVFREFDPPAELIGKTLSSARSIEPGLLLGVVKEGQIHMGVSSDPIIEAGDAILVLRRREDSSRHKPARDEPVPNG, from the coding sequence ATGCCAACGCTTGTCACCATCTTGTTAACCAGGGTAAAGCGCAGCCAGGTGATCACCCTGCTGGTAGCTTCGGTTGCTTGCATCGTGGTCGGGGCCATCGCCTTCGCGGCGACCCAGCACGTTAGCGTTGGAATCGGTCTCTATTGGGCTATCACCACGGCGACGACGGTTGGCTACGGCGATGTCACCCCACACAACACCGTGGGTCGTGTGATCGCCATCTTGGTCATGGTCACCTCCATCCCCCTCTTTGGTGCCGCCTTTGCCTTTTTGGCGGCAACGTTGACCGCGGCACGGCTCGCTAAGCTCTTGCACATGCGAGAGGGGCCACCACGAGGGAGTTTCGTTGCCATCTACGGCATGCACGACGCTGTCCGAAAAATCGCCGATGAGGTTGCGAGAACCGGGGAACGCGTGGTCGTGATCGCCGAGAGCAACCTCGAGAGTCTCCCAGCGACGGTCGAGACCATCAAAGGGGACCCGACCCTTGAGTCTGTGTTGCGCCGTTCGGAGCCAGAGCGCGCCTCGCGACTCTTGATCGCGGTCGAAGACGAGAAGGATGCGCTCTTGGTCGCTGTGATGTTGCGCCACCTGGCGCCCACGGTCCCGCTGATCGCGGTGGCCAACTCAGCCAGAATCGCCACTGCGCTGACCGACCTCGGTGTCGAAACAACCGTGTCGGTGGAGGATCTGTTGGGGCACACGTTGGCCAAGAGCATTGAGACCCCGCATGCAGGTGATCTTTTGCTGGAGATGGTCCGCTCACCGGAGATGGTTTTTCGTGAGTTTGATCCCCCAGCCGAGCTCATCGGCAAGACGCTGAGCAGCGCGCGATCGATTGAACCTGGATTGCTGCTTGGCGTCGTCAAAGAGGGGCAGATCCACATGGGGGTCTCCTCCGATCCCATCATCGAAGCCGGTGATGCCATTCTCGTGCTGCGGCGTC
- a CDS encoding type IV secretory system conjugative DNA transfer family protein, which translates to MFYLGRRGDGAPYFTSERSHLLVLGPPRSGKTSSLVIPNARLFPGAVVVTSTKNDILDAIRQRRVELGTIWVFDPSHEIPLNEDAQRAVWSPVVGASTFEEAVLVAEGFVSVALGGSSGSDRHWVDRAKALLAPLLHAAHLLEVPASVVAGWVDRRDFAEAIDTLQFNGAERALEVLQGVLASEARERSAIISSASGALAAYRFGDSDVGELFDPSRFVISNDVLLIVSPALVQTVVAPVVVALIDEIRRAAYRAAAVDAHPMVALILDEMANIAPLPSLGSLLSEGVSQGVYLLGALQDLSQARLRWPELMRGLLTLFGTTVVLGGIGDVETLRMLEELFGSVDHPEVGWQRGGLWRVTTSTHRVGRPLFGRGELRGLGAFEGAVLDLRGGSGRVQLTPDFWFQQE; encoded by the coding sequence ATGTTCTATCTCGGGCGCAGGGGCGATGGGGCACCGTACTTTACCTCCGAGCGCTCCCATCTGCTGGTCCTGGGTCCTCCGCGGTCTGGGAAGACCTCCTCGTTGGTGATCCCGAACGCCCGACTCTTTCCCGGCGCGGTGGTGGTCACCTCGACCAAGAACGACATCCTCGATGCGATTCGCCAGCGACGGGTTGAGCTCGGTACGATCTGGGTCTTTGATCCGAGCCACGAGATACCACTCAATGAGGACGCCCAGCGTGCGGTGTGGTCTCCAGTTGTCGGGGCGAGCACCTTCGAGGAGGCGGTGCTGGTTGCGGAGGGGTTTGTCTCCGTTGCTCTTGGGGGTTCGAGCGGTTCAGACCGTCACTGGGTTGATCGGGCAAAGGCGCTACTGGCCCCGTTGTTGCATGCAGCCCATCTCTTGGAGGTCCCGGCGAGTGTGGTGGCCGGCTGGGTCGATCGACGTGATTTCGCCGAGGCCATCGACACCCTGCAGTTCAACGGCGCTGAACGCGCGTTGGAGGTGCTCCAGGGGGTGCTGGCCAGCGAGGCGCGGGAGCGCTCGGCGATCATCTCCTCGGCCTCTGGGGCGCTGGCGGCCTATCGCTTTGGGGATTCTGATGTTGGGGAGCTGTTTGACCCTTCTAGGTTCGTCATCAGCAACGATGTCTTACTCATCGTCTCTCCGGCGTTGGTGCAGACGGTGGTCGCACCCGTCGTGGTCGCCTTAATCGACGAGATCCGTCGGGCCGCATACCGGGCGGCGGCCGTCGATGCGCATCCGATGGTGGCACTGATTCTTGACGAGATGGCCAACATCGCGCCCTTACCCTCGCTTGGCTCGCTGCTCTCTGAGGGTGTCTCCCAGGGGGTCTATCTGCTCGGCGCACTCCAAGATCTGTCCCAGGCACGGCTGCGCTGGCCAGAGCTGATGCGTGGCCTGCTGACGCTGTTTGGCACGACGGTGGTACTCGGTGGCATCGGTGATGTCGAGACGCTGCGGATGTTGGAGGAGCTCTTTGGCTCCGTGGATCACCCCGAGGTTGGCTGGCAACGGGGTGGACTATGGCGGGTCACGACGAGTACCCATCGGGTGGGCCGTCCGCTGTTTGGGCGCGGGGAGCTACGCGGACTGGGGGCCTTTGAAGGCGCGGTGCTTGACCTTCGCGGGGGTTCGGGGAGGGTACAACTGACGCCAGATTTCTGGTTTCAACAGGAATGA
- a CDS encoding CoA transferase, with protein sequence MGPLQGIRVIEMAGIGPAPFAGMVLADLGATVIRIDPPKRPGIGADLMGRGKRAIAIDAKKPGATEVIMQIIDRSSILIEGFRPGVMERLGLGPAEVMAHNPRIVYGRMTGWGQDGPKAAHSGHDINYISMAGVLGSVGDESRGPAIPLNLVGDFGGGGMLLVAGVLAALIESHRTGQGQVVDAAMVDGSLLLMTMIYSMFQEGQWSNPAGRNLLDGGAPFYRTYRTADDRWMAVGALEPQFFDELVTRLGLGDRFNAQNQYDHRLWPEMQVAFETKFLGRNRAAWEQIFQDSDACVTPVLTMAESLRHPFHEARSSFQAVGSMTQPAPAPRFGLHTNEHQPTATQLRYDTRGILDEIGLNSDDVESLVAQGLVIE encoded by the coding sequence GTGGGACCACTCCAAGGTATCAGAGTTATCGAGATGGCGGGCATCGGCCCAGCACCCTTCGCTGGTATGGTGCTGGCCGACCTTGGTGCCACGGTCATTCGGATCGACCCACCCAAGCGTCCTGGGATCGGTGCCGACCTCATGGGGAGGGGAAAACGAGCGATCGCCATCGATGCGAAAAAGCCTGGTGCGACCGAGGTCATCATGCAAATTATCGATCGCTCATCGATCCTCATTGAGGGATTTCGTCCAGGCGTGATGGAGCGCTTGGGTTTGGGCCCGGCTGAGGTGATGGCGCACAACCCCCGGATTGTCTACGGGCGGATGACCGGCTGGGGCCAGGATGGGCCGAAGGCAGCCCACTCAGGCCATGACATCAACTACATCTCCATGGCTGGCGTGCTCGGCTCCGTCGGGGATGAGTCGCGCGGTCCTGCGATCCCGCTGAACCTGGTCGGGGACTTTGGTGGAGGCGGGATGTTGCTCGTGGCTGGCGTGCTGGCGGCGCTCATCGAGTCGCATCGAACCGGACAAGGTCAAGTGGTTGATGCTGCCATGGTCGATGGGTCGTTGTTGTTGATGACCATGATTTACTCCATGTTCCAAGAGGGGCAGTGGTCCAATCCCGCTGGCCGCAATCTTCTCGATGGGGGAGCGCCCTTCTACCGAACCTATCGGACGGCGGATGATCGTTGGATGGCTGTAGGTGCGCTTGAGCCCCAGTTCTTCGACGAGCTCGTCACCCGTCTTGGTCTCGGAGACCGATTCAATGCTCAGAACCAGTACGATCATCGTCTCTGGCCCGAGATGCAGGTCGCCTTTGAGACGAAGTTTCTTGGCCGCAACCGAGCTGCGTGGGAGCAGATCTTTCAAGACTCTGACGCGTGCGTCACCCCTGTCTTGACTATGGCCGAATCCTTGCGGCACCCCTTCCACGAGGCCCGCTCGAGTTTCCAGGCGGTGGGTTCCATGACCCAGCCTGCCCCGGCACCGCGGTTTGGACTGCATACCAATGAGCATCAACCAACTGCAACCCAGTTGCGCTACGACACTCGTGGCATTCTTGACGAAATCGGTCTCAACAGCGACGACGTCGAGTCACTCGTAGCACAAGGGCTGGTCATCGAGTAG
- a CDS encoding alpha/beta hydrolase yields MPELRKIALWHELYGAEDAPAVVMIHGLGGQLTDWPKSSIDVLVSAGFRVLIYDQRDSGRSTHLSEAGAPDILSISIGRHELAPYTLADMADDLLELLDQLGIDRVHLVGVSMGAMVAQQFLLAQPTRVRSIVSMLGTTGRRGVGGPSELALAALLNPNPAEPLEVVVACPRSATERQAILDRISRGAERLAAAGTDDPYASVRQLGAILASGDRSSALAALDGLPALVVHGTIDPLVDVSGGFDTFRVLKEARLLLFGGLGHDLPTWCWDRLAPELLTTIQRAKD; encoded by the coding sequence ATGCCTGAGCTGCGCAAGATCGCGCTCTGGCACGAGCTCTATGGAGCCGAGGATGCTCCCGCCGTCGTCATGATCCATGGCCTTGGTGGGCAATTGACCGACTGGCCCAAGTCGTCGATTGACGTCCTGGTCTCGGCCGGTTTTCGGGTGTTGATCTACGATCAGCGTGATAGCGGGCGTTCAACACATCTCAGTGAGGCTGGTGCTCCGGACATCCTCTCGATCTCCATCGGTAGGCACGAGCTCGCTCCCTACACCTTGGCGGATATGGCCGACGACCTGTTGGAGCTGCTCGATCAACTTGGGATCGATCGTGTGCATCTTGTCGGCGTCTCGATGGGTGCGATGGTGGCCCAACAGTTCCTCCTTGCCCAACCAACGCGCGTGCGTTCAATCGTTTCGATGCTCGGAACCACCGGTCGTAGGGGTGTCGGCGGCCCGAGTGAGCTTGCACTGGCGGCGTTGCTGAACCCAAATCCTGCTGAACCGCTCGAGGTGGTGGTTGCGTGCCCACGCTCAGCCACAGAGCGACAGGCGATTCTGGATCGCATCTCCCGTGGTGCTGAGCGACTCGCCGCGGCTGGGACCGACGATCCGTATGCGAGCGTCCGTCAGCTTGGGGCCATCCTTGCCTCTGGGGACCGCTCCTCGGCGTTGGCGGCCCTCGATGGCTTGCCCGCGTTGGTGGTGCACGGGACGATCGATCCACTGGTAGACGTCTCGGGTGGTTTTGATACCTTCCGTGTCTTAAAGGAAGCACGCCTGCTGCTCTTCGGTGGGCTCGGTCATGATCTGCCCACATGGTGCTGGGATAGGCTGGCTCCAGAGCTGTTGACGACGATTCAAAGGGCAAAGGACTAA
- a CDS encoding class I SAM-dependent methyltransferase, with protein MIASEPARQALASRWSSNLADWAIPQEVLASAPESPWSFDPNAFRPRMDETLNHTQHAILALLDRSSDRSVLDVGAGAGAGVLPIAPSVHSLLALDQNAAMLEVLALESEAVPEMIVETRVGDFFDLEPGLGRYDVVTSQNVIYNIDDLFGFLTGLLNHARVGVVLEMTLHHPHYGLSLLWQRFHQIERPSTPSAADVIEALEMLGVTPRVLVGPSLARVEDPARRIISVRRRLCLGPDDDPRIQAALAEGLTLANPAVTLVCELGDA; from the coding sequence GTGATAGCGTCTGAGCCTGCACGTCAGGCTCTTGCGAGCCGCTGGTCGAGCAACCTGGCAGATTGGGCTATTCCCCAAGAGGTCCTTGCGTCAGCACCTGAGTCTCCGTGGTCCTTTGACCCAAACGCCTTTCGACCCCGGATGGATGAGACCCTCAACCATACCCAACATGCGATTCTTGCACTGCTTGATCGCTCCAGCGACCGCAGTGTTCTCGACGTCGGAGCGGGAGCGGGGGCTGGTGTGTTGCCGATCGCCCCCTCGGTACACTCGCTGTTGGCGCTCGATCAGAATGCGGCCATGCTCGAGGTGCTTGCACTCGAGAGCGAAGCGGTGCCAGAGATGATCGTTGAGACGCGAGTTGGGGACTTCTTCGACCTCGAGCCAGGGCTCGGGCGATACGACGTCGTCACCTCGCAGAATGTTATCTACAACATCGATGATCTTTTTGGCTTTTTGACGGGACTGCTCAATCACGCTCGAGTGGGTGTGGTTCTAGAGATGACGCTGCACCATCCCCATTATGGCCTCAGCCTCCTGTGGCAGCGGTTTCATCAAATCGAACGGCCCTCAACACCGAGTGCTGCCGACGTGATTGAGGCCCTCGAGATGCTCGGGGTGACGCCACGTGTTCTGGTTGGTCCATCGCTTGCGCGTGTTGAGGACCCGGCCCGGCGGATCATCTCTGTCCGACGCAGGCTCTGCCTAGGACCTGATGATGACCCGCGCATTCAGGCAGCGCTCGCGGAGGGTCTGACCCTGGCGAATCCTGCCGTGACGCTGGTCTGTGAGCTCGGCGATGCCTGA
- a CDS encoding PH domain-containing protein, with protein MAAPEPMTPSLGQLSGRTQRVVGAMLDPDERLVAVIHPHWWLVLGPAATFVAASVIAIVLTTFNYALLSLLGLIILAVAVVNMVFRGLQWYVEMLVVTDRRVRFSRGVLLRRTSEIPLRHVNDITTEQGIIGRMLHFGRLKIDSGNALGDELVTFIPNPVRLRQLLAGLEDRQRFGGAPPVVNSGEGSDRLSRLERLAILHAGGFLSLQEFEQAKASLLRETEDDPRSTM; from the coding sequence ATGGCTGCACCCGAGCCGATGACCCCAAGCCTGGGGCAGCTCTCTGGCCGCACGCAGCGGGTGGTTGGCGCCATGCTCGATCCGGACGAGCGGCTCGTCGCGGTTATTCATCCCCACTGGTGGTTGGTGTTAGGACCAGCGGCGACGTTCGTGGCAGCCAGTGTGATCGCCATCGTTTTGACGACCTTTAACTACGCGCTGTTGAGCTTGTTGGGTCTTATTATTTTGGCCGTGGCGGTCGTCAACATGGTGTTTCGTGGTTTGCAGTGGTACGTGGAGATGTTGGTGGTGACCGATCGGCGGGTGCGCTTCTCTCGCGGGGTGCTGTTGCGTCGTACCAGCGAGATCCCGCTTCGTCACGTCAACGACATCACGACCGAGCAGGGTATCATCGGGCGCATGCTGCACTTCGGTCGCCTGAAGATCGACTCCGGTAATGCACTCGGTGACGAGCTGGTGACCTTCATCCCGAACCCGGTGCGACTCCGTCAGCTCTTGGCTGGCCTCGAAGATCGTCAACGTTTTGGTGGGGCACCACCCGTCGTGAACTCGGGAGAGGGGAGCGATCGGTTGAGCCGGCTCGAGCGCCTGGCGATTCTTCACGCTGGTGGATTTCTTAGTCTGCAGGAGTTTGAACAAGCAAAGGCCTCGCTCTTGCGCGAGACCGAAGACGATCCAAGGAGTACGATGTGA
- a CDS encoding Mur ligase family protein, producing MGRELAVVVAVVLGILAQAGAIKWVRVAQREHYLPGRIGIFFTLWYRASFVNQALLVIGFVLVVGGFVTALGTLGHLIVAAVLVICLALAPVGLGFRGRTSKLALTTRVKRLLVTIGIIDVVATLIGWLVGFPLAFALAAGYLAPAVVELALVVTQPLEDRFLQRYVDDATERLLRVRPRVVGITGSFGKTTTKNYLATLLEGSVRAVASPASFNNRGGLARAINERLVPGTEVFIAEMGTFGPGEIAALCAWVPPEIAVITALGPVHLERFGSEASILRAKLEITEQASVVIINVDYPRLALAAKALAGSATQRRIIKVSSIALDVDVTVKPNEEGELVIYLAGSKLTKIEAGDIAPTNLACAIAAALECGVTPKAIGDRLGLVTSPANRLVTAVVPESGIEVLDDTYNSNPAGARRALAALERRGSETATKFVVTPGMVELGKRQYPENYSLGKAVGVVAHQLIVVGATNRAALVGGAAEAQAESTQSRLATVITVKDRASAIAHVKRSAKAGDVVLYENDLPDHYP from the coding sequence ATGGGGCGAGAGCTTGCCGTCGTAGTGGCCGTCGTGCTTGGGATTCTGGCCCAGGCTGGGGCAATCAAGTGGGTGCGTGTTGCCCAACGAGAGCACTACTTGCCAGGACGTATCGGGATCTTCTTTACCCTCTGGTATCGGGCGTCTTTTGTGAACCAGGCCTTGTTGGTGATCGGGTTCGTGCTGGTGGTCGGCGGTTTTGTCACCGCGCTCGGCACACTTGGCCACCTTATTGTTGCAGCCGTTCTCGTAATCTGTCTGGCGTTAGCTCCCGTTGGGCTTGGCTTTCGTGGACGCACCTCGAAACTCGCCCTGACCACCAGAGTGAAACGACTGTTGGTGACCATCGGGATTATCGATGTTGTCGCGACGCTGATCGGCTGGTTGGTCGGGTTCCCACTGGCTTTTGCGCTCGCGGCTGGCTACCTCGCGCCAGCGGTGGTCGAGCTGGCCCTGGTTGTGACCCAACCCCTTGAGGATCGATTCCTGCAACGCTACGTTGACGATGCGACCGAACGACTGCTACGGGTGCGACCACGCGTCGTTGGGATCACCGGCTCGTTCGGCAAGACGACGACCAAGAATTACTTGGCAACCCTGCTCGAAGGCTCGGTACGAGCCGTCGCCTCCCCGGCGTCCTTTAACAACCGAGGTGGCCTTGCCCGCGCGATCAACGAACGTCTGGTGCCTGGCACCGAGGTGTTTATCGCGGAGATGGGCACGTTTGGGCCCGGTGAGATCGCTGCACTCTGTGCGTGGGTTCCACCCGAGATTGCGGTCATCACCGCACTTGGTCCCGTCCATCTCGAGCGCTTCGGCTCCGAGGCCTCGATCCTCCGTGCCAAGCTTGAGATTACCGAGCAAGCCTCGGTGGTGATCATAAACGTCGACTACCCACGGCTGGCGTTGGCAGCAAAGGCGCTTGCTGGGAGCGCCACCCAACGCCGAATCATCAAAGTCTCGTCCATCGCACTCGATGTTGATGTGACGGTAAAACCCAACGAAGAGGGCGAGCTGGTGATCTATCTGGCCGGTTCGAAGTTGACCAAGATCGAGGCCGGTGATATCGCGCCCACGAACCTCGCTTGTGCGATAGCGGCTGCTCTCGAGTGCGGTGTCACGCCCAAGGCGATCGGAGATCGACTCGGGTTGGTGACGTCACCAGCGAATCGTTTGGTCACGGCGGTTGTGCCCGAAAGCGGTATCGAGGTGCTCGACGATACCTACAACTCCAATCCGGCCGGGGCCCGTAGGGCTCTTGCAGCGCTTGAACGGCGAGGGTCTGAGACCGCGACCAAGTTCGTCGTGACGCCAGGGATGGTTGAGCTGGGTAAGCGACAATATCCTGAGAATTACTCGCTCGGCAAAGCGGTCGGTGTGGTTGCTCATCAGCTCATCGTTGTCGGGGCGACGAACCGGGCGGCGTTGGTCGGGGGAGCTGCTGAGGCCCAGGCGGAGTCGACGCAGAGTCGATTGGCGACCGTGATTACCGTCAAGGATCGAGCAAGCGCGATTGCCCACGTGAAACGTAGTGCCAAGGCCGGTGATGTTGTCCTCTATGAGAACGACTTGCCTGATCATTATCCGTAG
- a CDS encoding alpha/beta hydrolase: MRSLDDRISVLALDLPGFGESVAPAIAIGSQGYAEAVAGVIRVWRRQVNLGRIVVVGHSFGGRVAIELAGVVAPELVDEVVLVGVPIIKPTNQAKSPFAYRLVRALAGAGVVSQARLEKARHKYGSDDYRNADGIMREIFVKVVNEEHLESLKKIERPVNMLWGSLDQACPVALARQAEAANPHATLQVLDGVHHLVPIEDPESIANLIAARVDES; the protein is encoded by the coding sequence ATTCGAAGTCTCGATGACCGCATCTCCGTTTTAGCCCTTGACCTGCCGGGTTTTGGCGAGTCGGTTGCGCCTGCGATTGCGATCGGTAGCCAGGGTTATGCCGAGGCTGTTGCCGGCGTGATCCGTGTCTGGCGTCGCCAGGTCAACCTTGGCCGCATCGTCGTTGTCGGACACTCCTTTGGTGGCAGGGTGGCGATTGAGCTGGCTGGTGTCGTTGCTCCCGAGCTTGTCGATGAGGTCGTGCTCGTTGGTGTCCCAATCATCAAGCCAACCAATCAAGCCAAGTCGCCGTTTGCTTACCGGCTCGTGCGGGCATTGGCTGGCGCTGGCGTGGTCTCACAGGCTCGACTGGAGAAGGCACGCCATAAGTACGGATCGGATGACTACCGCAATGCCGACGGCATCATGCGTGAGATCTTTGTCAAGGTCGTTAATGAGGAGCATCTTGAAAGCCTCAAGAAGATCGAACGCCCAGTCAACATGCTGTGGGGTTCCCTCGACCAGGCGTGCCCGGTTGCGTTGGCTCGCCAAGCGGAGGCCGCGAACCCGCACGCGACGCTGCAGGTGCTCGATGGTGTCCATCATCTCGTGCCGATCGAGGATCCTGAGTCGATCGCCAACCTGATCGCTGCTAGAGTAGATGAGTCTTAG
- a CDS encoding HRDC domain-containing protein yields the protein MERSRRFRDAVVGDGLGGDGADSTIKEVLTPDLRAALVHREGIRLRWVATDADLAQVVEEAKATGSVAVDTEFHRERSYYPKLALVQMRVGDFIFLIDPLELDLSPLAEIFFDETIKFVFHASEQDLEILERAVGARPVRLFDTQVAAGFLGMSHASLGALLHQFLQVTIAKGARLSDWMARPLSPEQIDYAATDVLYLEELERRIVVDLEVLGRGTWALEEMEAVVRRRRSETPVELAWTRIRECRTLDDEGQRRVAARIAAWREEQARVRDVPARSILSDLAIASIARARPRSRSEFERLRGVDSRRMGTETIACLLELVASDQPIGTATAELAISATMRPELAPIVLLAASVVQATALELDLDASLIAARDDIVDFVVRRRGGLSRGWRYEVCGAELGALLAGERSVQVSDGERLLMGLCDAISQSPEDDPTGSSMRDR from the coding sequence TTGGAGCGCTCTAGACGCTTTCGCGATGCGGTGGTTGGTGATGGACTCGGTGGCGACGGTGCTGACTCGACGATCAAGGAGGTGCTGACCCCGGATCTGAGGGCAGCGCTGGTTCATCGCGAGGGAATCCGACTGCGCTGGGTCGCCACCGATGCCGACCTCGCCCAGGTTGTCGAGGAGGCCAAGGCCACCGGTTCGGTTGCGGTTGACACCGAATTCCATCGCGAGCGTAGCTATTACCCCAAGCTTGCACTCGTTCAGATGCGGGTGGGGGACTTCATTTTTCTGATCGACCCACTGGAGCTCGATCTAAGCCCATTGGCCGAGATCTTCTTCGACGAGACCATTAAGTTTGTTTTCCACGCCAGTGAGCAGGATCTTGAGATTCTTGAACGCGCAGTGGGTGCTCGGCCGGTTCGACTCTTCGATACCCAAGTGGCTGCCGGTTTTCTCGGGATGAGCCACGCCTCACTCGGCGCACTTTTGCATCAGTTTCTCCAGGTGACCATTGCGAAGGGAGCCCGGCTCTCGGATTGGATGGCGCGACCACTCAGCCCTGAGCAGATCGATTACGCGGCGACCGACGTCCTGTATCTTGAAGAGCTTGAGCGTCGCATTGTGGTGGATCTTGAAGTACTGGGTCGAGGGACCTGGGCACTCGAGGAGATGGAGGCAGTCGTGCGTCGGCGCCGTTCCGAGACTCCTGTCGAGCTGGCCTGGACCCGCATCCGTGAGTGTCGCACGCTCGACGATGAGGGACAGCGTCGGGTTGCTGCACGGATTGCCGCTTGGCGTGAGGAGCAAGCCAGGGTCCGTGATGTGCCTGCACGATCAATTCTCTCAGATCTCGCCATCGCCTCGATCGCTCGCGCCAGACCACGGTCACGCTCCGAGTTTGAGCGCCTGCGCGGGGTCGATTCGCGTCGGATGGGTACGGAGACCATCGCTTGTCTTCTCGAGCTTGTCGCGAGTGACCAGCCGATTGGAACTGCAACGGCAGAGCTGGCGATTTCAGCAACTATGCGTCCAGAACTTGCTCCTATCGTCTTGCTTGCTGCCTCGGTTGTCCAGGCCACAGCCCTCGAGCTTGATCTTGACGCATCACTGATCGCTGCACGGGACGACATCGTTGATTTTGTCGTGCGTCGTCGTGGCGGGCTGTCGCGAGGTTGGCGCTATGAGGTGTGTGGAGCCGAGCTTGGCGCACTGCTCGCAGGTGAGCGCAGTGTTCAAGTCAGCGATGGTGAACGCCTCTTGATGGGGTTGTGTGACGCGATTTCCCAGTCACCTGAGGACGACCCGACCGGCTCTTCGATGCGCGACCGTTGA
- a CDS encoding flavin reductase family protein, whose translation MSEIVATSDDAQLRSALWAMTSGLYLLSLSDGSRTHLMTISLVMQAAKHPRRLAMSIEEGAIALGFLAPLSPVGLVLLEASQAPLARKFAKPPVFEDQDDTRASGVSIVRHAESGLVMPCDALGMLIGRVYSTIALESHWLVVTSVDSMVTTKTPSQWTKVLSMSDTRMRYGG comes from the coding sequence ATGTCTGAGATTGTAGCGACGAGCGACGATGCCCAGTTGCGCAGCGCACTGTGGGCGATGACGTCGGGACTCTATTTGCTCAGCCTTTCAGATGGATCACGGACGCATCTCATGACGATCTCATTGGTCATGCAGGCTGCCAAGCATCCACGTAGGCTCGCGATGTCGATTGAAGAAGGCGCGATCGCGTTGGGGTTCCTGGCTCCGTTGAGTCCCGTCGGGCTTGTCTTGCTAGAGGCGTCCCAAGCTCCCTTGGCGCGCAAGTTTGCAAAGCCACCCGTGTTCGAAGACCAAGACGATACCCGCGCCAGTGGCGTTTCCATTGTTCGTCACGCTGAGTCGGGTTTGGTGATGCCATGCGATGCCCTTGGCATGCTGATTGGGAGGGTGTACTCGACCATAGCGCTGGAGAGCCATTGGCTCGTTGTCACTTCGGTCGATAGCATGGTCACAACGAAGACACCTTCGCAATGGACGAAGGTGCTGTCGATGTCGGATACTCGGATGCGCTACGGTGGCTAG
- a CDS encoding HIT family protein, translating to MSCPFCDLIANPDDPHVVAINTDTAVLLDHAPVFLGHALVVPRTHVEHLLVAPPDLAALVMTDTQATARAMMEAYQAEGVLTLANTIISQSVPHLHVHVIPRRRGDGLRGFLWPRQRYGSSVVLAEYRDRLRHALATDESITRTRQ from the coding sequence ATGTCCTGCCCGTTCTGCGATCTGATCGCAAATCCTGACGATCCCCACGTCGTCGCCATCAATACCGACACAGCGGTACTGCTCGACCATGCTCCGGTCTTCTTGGGGCACGCCCTGGTGGTTCCGAGGACCCATGTGGAGCACTTGTTGGTTGCGCCACCCGACCTCGCAGCACTGGTCATGACCGACACCCAGGCGACGGCTAGGGCGATGATGGAGGCCTATCAGGCAGAGGGGGTTCTCACCCTCGCTAACACCATCATCTCGCAGTCGGTACCACATCTCCACGTTCATGTTATTCCCAGACGGCGAGGAGACGGCCTTCGTGGCTTTCTCTGGCCTCGACAGCGCTACGGCTCATCGGTCGTGCTGGCCGAGTATCGAGACCGACTGCGTCATGCGCTCGCGACCGATGAATCAATCACCCGGACGAGGCAGTAG